Proteins from a genomic interval of Gemmatimonadales bacterium:
- a CDS encoding 8-amino-7-oxononanoate synthase encodes MDFASNDYLGLATDARVAGAIARALRGGGSQVGIAGAAASRSISGNHPLHEQLERELARLKGAEAALLFGSGFAGNTGAIPALAGRGDVVYSDALNHASIIDGCRLSRATVRPFPHADLAVLGAMLAADGRHYRRRFIVVEGVYSMDGDLFPLEALVSLAHAHDAWIYLDDAHATGVLGASGAGSAEHWELAGEIEVTLGTLGKALGVSGAFVAGGATLREFLLNCARSFIFTTAPPSALAAGALAALAISRAEPWRRERLRTHAAQLREGLERLGGACDARLPPGERPGHIVPLVLGGAERTVRLGGRLAERGFLVGAVRPPTVPAGGSRLRITLSAAHTPEHIDALLAALRDLLPGA; translated from the coding sequence CTGGACTTCGCGTCCAACGACTACCTCGGGCTCGCCACCGACGCGCGCGTGGCGGGTGCCATTGCGCGCGCGTTGCGCGGCGGCGGCAGTCAAGTCGGGATCGCCGGCGCCGCCGCGTCGCGCAGCATCTCCGGCAACCACCCGCTCCACGAGCAGCTCGAGCGCGAGCTGGCTCGGCTCAAGGGCGCCGAGGCGGCGCTGCTCTTCGGCTCGGGGTTCGCGGGCAACACCGGCGCGATCCCGGCGCTCGCCGGCCGGGGCGACGTTGTCTATTCGGACGCGCTCAACCACGCGTCGATCATCGACGGCTGCCGGCTCTCGCGCGCCACGGTCCGGCCCTTTCCCCACGCCGATCTCGCCGTGCTTGGCGCGATGCTCGCCGCCGACGGCCGGCACTACCGGCGCCGGTTCATCGTGGTGGAAGGCGTGTACTCGATGGACGGCGATCTCTTCCCGCTCGAGGCGCTCGTTTCACTCGCGCACGCGCACGATGCGTGGATCTACCTCGATGACGCCCACGCGACAGGCGTACTCGGCGCCAGCGGTGCCGGGAGCGCCGAGCACTGGGAGCTCGCTGGCGAGATCGAAGTGACGCTCGGGACTCTGGGCAAGGCGCTCGGCGTCTCCGGCGCGTTCGTCGCGGGCGGCGCCACGCTGCGCGAGTTCCTGCTCAACTGCGCGCGCTCCTTCATCTTCACGACGGCGCCGCCGTCGGCACTCGCAGCAGGCGCGCTCGCGGCGCTCGCGATCTCCCGCGCGGAGCCATGGCGCCGCGAGCGGCTCCGGACCCACGCGGCGCAACTGCGCGAGGGGCTGGAGCGGCTGGGAGGCGCATGCGACGCCCGCCTCCCGCCCGGCGAGCGCCCCGGTCACATCGTGCCGCTCGTCCTGGGCGGTGCCGAGCGCACCGTGCGGCTCGGCGGGCGGCTTGCCGAGCGGGGCTTTCTCGTGGGCGCCGTGCGGCCGCCGACGGTACCGGCGGGAGGCTCGCGGCTCCGCATCACGCTGAGCGCGGCGCACACGCCCGAGCACATCGACGCGCTGCTCGCCGCGCTTCGCGACCTGCTGCCGGGCGCATGA
- the bioA gene encoding adenosylmethionine--8-amino-7-oxononanoate transaminase, with translation MSDAAERAQLNAWDDAHLWHPFTPQSVYRSEDPLMVVAGDGHYLIDADGHRYLDGVASLWCNLFGHRRPEIDRAIHEQLGRIAHSTLLGHASEPAVRLAKRLIDIAPEGLPRVFFSDNGSTAVEVALKLAYQYWQQADGGRHRARSAFLTLDSAYHGDTIGSVSAGGIELFHERYRPLLFETIRAPSPYGYRCPPGHDAASWSEACIVELERLVLANADRLAAVVMEPGVQGAAGMIVQPEGFVRRVREITARTGTLLILDEVAVGFGRSGRMFASEREGVSPDLLCLAKGLTGGYLPMAATLATERIFGAFLGPPAEGRTFFHGHTYTGNQLAAAAAHAVLDIFERDGIVDRLPRTIAHLSAELERLRPLPAVGDIRQYGLAAGIELVADRATKAPFPSAERRGMQVCRAARSHGVFLRPLGDVIVLMPPLTIADPEITHLIDALACSIREVC, from the coding sequence ATGAGCGACGCCGCCGAGCGCGCGCAGCTCAACGCCTGGGACGACGCCCACCTCTGGCATCCGTTCACGCCGCAGAGCGTCTACCGCAGCGAAGATCCGCTCATGGTCGTGGCCGGCGACGGCCACTACCTGATCGACGCCGATGGGCACCGCTATCTCGACGGCGTCGCCTCGCTCTGGTGCAATCTCTTCGGCCATCGGCGTCCGGAGATCGACCGCGCCATCCACGAACAGCTCGGCCGGATCGCGCACTCGACGCTGCTGGGCCACGCCAGCGAGCCGGCGGTGCGCCTCGCGAAGCGTCTGATCGACATCGCACCCGAGGGCCTCCCTCGGGTCTTCTTCTCCGACAACGGATCGACCGCGGTCGAGGTGGCGCTCAAGCTCGCCTACCAGTACTGGCAACAGGCGGACGGCGGCCGGCACCGCGCGCGCTCGGCCTTCCTCACGCTCGACAGCGCGTACCACGGCGACACGATCGGATCGGTATCGGCGGGCGGCATCGAGCTGTTCCACGAGCGCTACCGCCCGCTTCTCTTCGAGACGATCCGCGCGCCTTCGCCATACGGCTATCGTTGCCCTCCGGGTCACGATGCCGCGAGCTGGAGCGAGGCGTGCATCGTCGAGCTCGAACGCCTCGTTCTCGCCAACGCCGACCGGCTCGCCGCCGTGGTGATGGAGCCCGGTGTGCAGGGCGCCGCGGGCATGATCGTGCAGCCTGAAGGCTTCGTCCGGCGCGTGCGCGAGATCACCGCCCGCACCGGCACGCTGCTCATCCTCGATGAAGTCGCCGTCGGCTTCGGCCGCTCGGGCCGGATGTTCGCCTCGGAGCGCGAGGGCGTGTCACCCGATCTCCTCTGCCTCGCCAAGGGCCTCACCGGCGGTTATCTCCCGATGGCCGCGACGCTCGCCACCGAGCGCATCTTCGGCGCGTTCCTGGGTCCGCCGGCGGAGGGCCGCACCTTTTTCCACGGCCACACCTACACCGGAAACCAGCTCGCCGCCGCGGCCGCGCACGCCGTGCTCGACATCTTCGAGCGCGACGGCATCGTCGATCGCCTGCCGCGCACCATCGCGCATCTCTCCGCCGAGCTCGAGCGCCTGCGTCCGCTCCCCGCCGTGGGCGACATACGGCAGTACGGCCTCGCCGCCGGCATCGAGCTCGTCGCCGACCGCGCCACCAAAGCACCGTTCCCTTCCGCCGAGCGCCGCGGCATGCAGGTCTGCCGCGCCGCCCGCTCCCATGGCGTCTTCCTCCGCCCCCTCGGCGATGTGATCGTGCTGATGCCCCCGCTCACGATTGCCGACCCGGAAATCACCCACCTGATCGACGCACTTGCCTGCTCGATCCGTGAAGTCTGCTGA
- a CDS encoding ATP-binding protein, with amino-acid sequence MAESIRELFFGGPSTRALVEVIAPRRTFEDVVLPPDTMGALNHALALVRKHDLIFREWGLGERHSAGLGLAFHFAGPPGTGKTICAEALAYALNRQLLVVRYAELESRWVGQTSKHVAAVFRAAERQDAVLFFDEADAIAGRRFAAAAAGSEREANTVVNVLLQELDRFGGVVIFATNLAAGIDPAFERRIRTHILFGLPGIEERARIWRAQLHPRKTPLADDVNFEALAEEFARSGGDIKNAVLKAAQLATIEPGPDAAKRIHQRHFEQGMREVIAAGEVMSQSLFEQPGGAAPSPMADLWERMSEGQDRLEGEMALLAERMEAQETGQRSALERIDAGRRELDERGREMLATFERGHRRAMRWAFGLGAAALVLAAAAFVLALVR; translated from the coding sequence ATGGCTGAGTCGATCCGCGAGCTCTTCTTCGGCGGCCCCTCCACCCGCGCGCTGGTCGAGGTCATCGCCCCGCGCCGTACGTTCGAAGACGTGGTGCTTCCACCCGATACGATGGGCGCGCTCAACCACGCGCTCGCCCTCGTCCGGAAGCACGATCTCATCTTCCGCGAATGGGGCCTGGGCGAGCGGCACAGCGCTGGGCTCGGCCTCGCCTTCCACTTTGCCGGACCGCCGGGCACCGGCAAGACGATCTGCGCCGAAGCGCTGGCGTACGCGCTCAATCGGCAATTGCTCGTGGTGCGCTACGCCGAGCTGGAGAGCCGCTGGGTGGGCCAGACGAGCAAGCATGTGGCCGCCGTCTTCCGCGCGGCCGAGCGGCAGGACGCGGTGCTCTTCTTCGACGAGGCCGACGCCATTGCGGGGCGCCGGTTTGCCGCGGCGGCCGCCGGCTCCGAGCGCGAAGCGAACACCGTCGTCAACGTGCTGCTTCAGGAGCTGGACCGCTTCGGCGGCGTCGTCATCTTCGCCACCAATCTCGCCGCCGGCATCGATCCGGCATTCGAGCGGCGGATCCGCACCCACATTCTGTTCGGTTTGCCGGGCATCGAGGAGCGCGCGCGGATCTGGCGGGCGCAGCTCCACCCGCGGAAGACCCCGCTCGCCGATGACGTCAACTTCGAGGCCCTCGCCGAGGAGTTCGCGCGGAGCGGCGGCGACATCAAGAACGCGGTGCTCAAGGCGGCCCAGCTCGCCACGATCGAGCCCGGCCCCGACGCCGCGAAGCGGATCCACCAGCGCCACTTCGAGCAGGGCATGCGCGAGGTGATCGCGGCGGGCGAGGTGATGTCGCAGTCGCTCTTCGAGCAGCCGGGCGGGGCCGCACCGTCGCCGATGGCGGATCTCTGGGAGCGGATGTCGGAGGGACAGGATCGGCTGGAAGGCGAAATGGCGCTGCTGGCCGAGCGGATGGAGGCGCAGGAGACCGGGCAACGCTCGGCGCTCGAGCGGATCGACGCGGGGCGCCGCGAGCTCGACGAGCGCGGGCGCGAGATGCTCGCGACATTTGAGCGCGGCCACCGCCGCGCCATGCGCTGGGCATTCGGGCTCGGCGCGGCAGCGCTCGTGCTCGCCGCGGCGGCGTTCGTGCTGGCGCTCGTGCGCTGA
- a CDS encoding MmcQ/YjbR family DNA-binding protein, which translates to MPSGPLARLRRLCLALPEGHEVEAWGAPTFRVRNKLFAMYASARSHHGGGRPAVWCKAAPGNQALMVKVAPARFFVPPYVGPSGWIGVWLDGRVDWRELAGLLEDSYRLVAPRRLAARLRSPPSPRA; encoded by the coding sequence ATGCCGTCCGGCCCGCTCGCCCGCCTGCGCCGCCTTTGCCTCGCGCTGCCCGAAGGTCATGAGGTCGAAGCATGGGGCGCGCCCACCTTCCGGGTGCGGAACAAACTCTTCGCCATGTACGCGAGCGCCCGTTCCCATCACGGCGGAGGCCGGCCCGCAGTCTGGTGCAAGGCCGCACCGGGCAATCAGGCGCTCATGGTGAAGGTGGCGCCCGCGCGATTCTTCGTACCGCCGTACGTGGGGCCGAGCGGCTGGATCGGCGTGTGGCTGGATGGGCGGGTGGACTGGCGGGAGCTCGCCGGACTGCTCGAGGACAGCTACCGGCTGGTGGCGCCGAGGCGGCTCGCGGCGCGGCTCAGAAGCCCACCATCACCCCGAGCGTAA
- the pgl gene encoding 6-phosphogluconolactonase, with product MSAVRVVRDAADLARTAAEHVAARAAEAIAARGRCNLVLAGGETPRAAYGLLASEAFAGRVDWGRVQFFWGDERCVPPDDPRSNYRTAREALLDRVRVPSENVHRIRGEDDPTGAAAAYDRLLRDMPGRFDLVLLGMGADGHTASLFPGHAAVRERVRLALAERMEPVDMWRVTLTPPAFNAARDVLFLVAGAGKAETLARVLEAPREPELLPAQSIAPAQGELTWLVDAQAAARLAQTARG from the coding sequence GTGAGCGCGGTGCGGGTTGTGCGCGACGCGGCCGACCTCGCGCGGACAGCCGCGGAACATGTCGCGGCCCGCGCCGCCGAGGCGATTGCGGCGCGTGGACGATGCAATCTGGTGCTCGCCGGCGGCGAGACGCCGCGCGCGGCGTACGGGTTGCTCGCGAGCGAGGCGTTTGCCGGCCGCGTTGACTGGGGTCGCGTGCAGTTCTTCTGGGGCGACGAGCGCTGCGTGCCACCCGACGACCCACGCAGCAACTACCGCACGGCGCGTGAGGCGCTGCTGGATCGAGTCCGGGTCCCGTCCGAAAACGTCCACCGCATCCGGGGCGAGGATGATCCGACGGGGGCCGCCGCCGCATACGACCGCCTGCTTCGCGACATGCCGGGGCGCTTCGATCTCGTGCTCCTCGGCATGGGCGCCGATGGGCACACTGCGTCGCTCTTTCCGGGCCATGCGGCTGTGCGCGAGCGGGTGCGCCTCGCGCTGGCAGAGCGGATGGAACCCGTGGACATGTGGCGCGTGACACTCACACCGCCCGCGTTCAACGCCGCGCGCGATGTGCTCTTTCTCGTGGCCGGCGCCGGAAAGGCGGAGACGCTCGCGCGCGTGCTGGAAGCCCCGCGCGAGCCGGAGCTGCTGCCAGCCCAGAGCATCGCGCCCGCGCAGGGCGAGCTCACGTGGCTGGTGGACGCCCAGGCGGCGGCCCGGCTCGCGCAGACGGCGCGGGGCTGA